A segment of the Brienomyrus brachyistius isolate T26 chromosome 13, BBRACH_0.4, whole genome shotgun sequence genome:
AGGCAAGCGTTAGGAGAAAAGAAACAGAGCCAAACCAGGAACAAAACGGAAGCAGGGAAACAtacaaggggtcaaaacaagAAGGTGAGTACAGGGACGGACACGAGCAGACAGGAGGAGCAACATCAATGACTAGACTGGGGCTGAAgagacaaacaggtacttaaatacCAAGACTAACTATTAGGTGAAGTGATACGTCATTGTTGATACACCacagcacaacaacaaaatgtgtcctctgcatttaactcatatgtgacatcatgacagAGTAAGGGACAGCTAGTTCAGCACCCAGGGGACAGTAACTTGCCTGGGGTTCCTTGCtgatcagggattcaaaccagcaatccttcaattacaagtgttcttccctaaccattaggccaccactacCCATGAAAAAAGCAGATGAACACAGTCCCCTAcaaccagaaattatgcagtctaGATTAGTCTAGATTCTGATATTTGGGAAATGCGCGGGAGTCAGTACAGCCGCGGTGCAATGGCTGGGCCTCACCCTGAGTGCACCACCTTCATGATcgtggtatctcccctgccaggaaaATAGGAGTATGAGGGGTAACAAGCAACaagtgtggctcatcagggccatgttagggaggagacaggagggtcaggcaagACACGGGATTCACACGGGAGAATCAAACCACAAACTAACCAATGGGAATGATTCCTGAAAGTTATTTTTGTGATTGACCCCAAGTTATAAGGCTAACAGGACTAGTAAAATACTGCCACCCTGTCTGATGCAACTATAGGCTAATTAAGTCTCTAGCAGAGTTTCCCAACCTACTCTTTGTGGACCACTAGGCATTCAATGTCTGTGattctgggagctgagagggagcaaaaatgtggggtccccaaggactgggttgggaaacactcttATAACAGACAATAGCATCCGAAGTACTTCACCTGTGCGAGTAAACTGAGTATAGCTGAGTACCCACAGACCACTAAGAAGCTGTACCATGCCGTCTGCGTGGTGACGCTATGCACTTTTAGGAAGGCAGGCTGCTCTTATTGCAGTGCCACTGGAATGCAAATGTTAACCAAGTCATTCTGGAAATCTCAGGCTTCGGCAAAGCCCTGTCACTAAGTGTTTATATCCTCTATGCTCTCCCCAGACTTGACGCCCCCATTCCTTCCTCCCCATCTTTGCCTCCCTTGCCTCTTATTGCCATATGGACCAGATCAGGTCTACATTTCGAAGTCGTTCACAGGATTTTTCTTAGCATGAAAGCGGCTCCCCATGCCGAAAGAGATGAATCAGTCAGCTTATTACCCACTTCACCATTTGATTCGCCTTGCAAACGCAGTGCAGTTCAGCGGCTCTTACTGCCACCTCCTGACTGAAATCCAAAGCCTGCCAGTCAGTAGGGGCACCTGCAAGTGAGACACAGTGACCCTTTGGAGCCTGTAAAGCTTCCACCGTTCACTCAGACGGGGCCATGGAGGAGTGTGCGGTTGCCAAATAGATCGGGGTCTTATCGGTTATCAGCCGGAATACAGAGTCTTTGCCTGGCAGTTTTTCTCCCTTCCTTGAGTATACACCAATAGGAGGGCAGCGAATGGCTTGgactctgtcagtcacacgccAGGCTCAGCTGTTCGGAAAGCTTGAGATAAAACTGCGTTTTTCCGGCTCGCTCGCTCCTGCTCGTCCTTTAGGCTCAAGGTCCCTATTTTATGGGAGGAAGCTGAGCAAAATCCAATCTGCACAGGGAGCCAGGGGTCAAAACGCCACACTTTCAGAACGACACTTAGAAGATAAAGCAGAAGATAAGAGGGGCCTGTCTGCAATCGATAACATATTTTTAGTCTCAAATTAAGCATTTTTCCGACATGTCTTCTTGTTCTTGTAAAATATAAAGTAATGAGGGTGTGAAGCAGGTGTGACCCCCCTCACAGCTCTTACATGGGGGGTCCTACTGGCAACCTTTTCACTTCCACCCACGACTGGCATACCGGAAGAGCAGCCGCAACCTGAACACAGCAAGCACTGAACACGTTACACTGATCGCTGACATTAATTACAGGGATGGCAGCTGGTCAGTGGACACTCATCTCCTTGGTAAAATGGCAGCAGGACCaggtaaccccccacccccccgtccaCTCTTATGATCACGATCACTTATATGAAATGGCATCACAGCTGAAGTCATGTGGCTTCTTAAGGTAGAGAGAGATCAGCTTTTGTTTCACAGCGAAGCCTTGGGGGTTACAGAAAAACAAATCTATCAAGGCTGTTCTGTTATAATTTAATCAATCTTGACTCCATCGCCAGCCAAAATCAATTCCTCGCTCTTAAAGCGAGCAGCTCGGATCAGAAACAGAGCCGATGGAATGACACAATGCCCAGCGGATCAGTAAAACAGACCCGAAAGACACAGGTCCGTAACCATCTGGGGAAGAACAGGGCCTCTTATTTGTAAGTGTTAGGCTTGTATGGGGGGGGTCACCTAAAGCTACCCCCGTGGGTAAAATCTAGATATGCCTTCATCCCACTTACCCTCCCGACCCCCGGCCCAACCAGCACGGCTGGGTCTGTCCCACATACAATCAGAGGTACTTTTATATTATTAgtgctgtataaaatataaaaggcAATGCCGCCATTGCAGGCCAGCCAACACGCAGCATCAGTATACAAGCCCGTCTGGCTTCACCCTCTCTGCCTGTGCATCTAATTCAGAACAGAAGGGCAGGGGACTCTTTCATTTGTAATGCATGTGTAACGACATATCCGGAGCCAATAAGCACAATGGTAGCAGGTCCTGTGAGATTTGGGAGTAAATCAACTGCATTGAGATGTCGCTGGGGGCTACAGTGACACACGCTCTCCATGTCAAAGAGACACTTTCCAAGGGCTCTCCTACAGGAACCTGCATGGCCTCCAGCTGCCAAAAGCCTTCTGCCAGGCCCAATGCAAACGTTTGAGACAAGTGAAAAGTGTTTAAAATATAATCGGTCATTTCTGGATTTTAGCTTGACGCCAGGAGTCAGCTGTCAGGACGAGAGGAGACAGCGATGGCCACCCGGGGGAGGGTCTGTCCCGCCTGTCGCTCAGCATCAGGGCCCTGCCATAAAACAATCAGGAGCACAGTGACGAATGGCCACAGATCACAGCGAAATCATACTCGCCAAGTCCAGAAGGATTAGACCTCCTTTCTGACTGATGCTAAATCACTAAAAATCAGCGATGCTGGAATATCGGCGTCTGTCTCGACAGAAACTAGACATGAGCTCGAGTTTGCAGCTGTTTCATCGTCGGATCACCGATGGGAAATCATCCAATCTGCTTATACAGCCTGTAACGGAAATGATGCATCCATTATATGGTATCTAATTATTCCGGGGAAGTCCAAATTAAAGCTGGGACGATTCTCCCCATAGGCCACGGCGTCCTGTCCCACAGAAGTGCCTCTTGATAAGCAGGACTTAGCATTAATGTTTTTAATAGTGCAGCCTGCGTTATTGCTAGTCTCCCCCAACACATTAATGCATGACCTCTACCTGCACAGCACCGTCATGCAGGCGCCTGTAATTTGTTTGCAAATCAGCTGGGAGCCAAATGATGACATTGGGAGGCATTATGTACAGTGTATTTATGTTTTTAAGCCCTGGAGGGCAGCCTCTTCCCCAGTAATAATATCtaagcaaagaaaatgatgactTTATTCTGATGTGTCCGGCACGTTAGTCATTAAGAGACCGTAAATTGTCCTCAGAGTAACAGCGGAGATTCTGCTGGAGTTCTACAAAGCCGACATCGAACTTATATTTAGGACTCTTCACATCCTGTACagactggatttttttttcctttccaaaACGGTTGATCGCTCAAAACAATTATAGAATTAGCATCGGATTATGCCGTTATCTTAGTAGCCATCCGGAGTCAGGTGTGCAATTAGATGGGCTACCATTTAACACGCTTTACTTAAGGAGCGTGATGTGGGAACGCATGGAGATGCTGCTGTTTGGCTTGATGCTCATAAATTGTGACATTATATCTGTATGACATCGAAGGGAATATGTCAAATGGCGATCCTCGTATTGCTCCGCCAAATGGAGAGTAATTAAACACTTTATTAAATGTCAATGAACCAGAAGAAGTCCCAGGTATTATTGAGGGACAAAATTGTATTAGTGACCCAGTAGTGGAAAAAACGTAGGGATTGCAGTTTTCTATGTTTCCCCTCTGTCAAAGGTGATGGTTTTATACATTTCCTCACTGTCAGGGATGATGGATTTGTACATTGCCCCTCTGTCAGGGATGATGGTTTTCTATGTTTCCACTCAGTCAAGGATGATGCTTTTCTACATTGCCCCACTGTCAGGGACAGTTTCCTTTCTGTTAGGTGTTAATCTCATGTATGTGAAAGGTAAAAACGTATAGCTCAGGATGTAAGGGGTTAATCTGGAAAGACAGGGAAGCACTGTGAGACTCATGTTCTTTGATTTCTATAGTGCTTTCAACACCATCCAACCAACACCGCTGATGAACAAAATGAAGAGGATGGGGTGGGTCAGTGCCTTGTATTCTGGACCAACTACCTCACCAACAGACCACAGTATGTAAGAACACTGGACTGTGTGTTTAATACAGTGTTGAGCAGTACAGGTGCTCCACTGGGAACTGTCCTGGCTCCATTTCTCTTCAGCCTATAAACTGCAGACTTCTCGTACAACACGGACAGTTGTCTCATCCACAAATTCTCGGACGACGCAGTGATTGTCACTGGCGGTGATGAGCACAAATTCAGTGGACTCATCCACGACTATGGTGGTGCCAGCAGAATTGCCTCCAGCTCAGTGCCTATAAGACCAAGGAGCTGGTGGTGGACTTTTGCAGGACAACGCCGCCATCAGTCAGTCCAGTGAGAATCCAGGAGATGGAGATTGAGGTGGTACAATCCTATAGATTATCCACTAATCTTGGGCCAGTGCCAATTCTACCTATTGTGGAAACTGAGGCCGTCGGTGTACAGTAACCACTTCTGAAGTCATTCTGTGATGCAGTGGTGTCATCAGCCATCCTCGGCGCAGTTGTCTGCTGGGACAGTGGCTTTGCTGCACTGCAAAGGAAGAAGCTGAACAAACTGATCAAACAAGGCTGGATCTGTACTGGGGAGCCCCATGGACAACTTGGCAGTGGTGAGTGAGAGCAGGATGATGGCCAGATTCCAGGTCTTCGTGGGACAGCACCTCCTACCCCCTGAATGGGTGCCTGTGTCCCCTAGGAAGCTCCTTCAGCAACAGGCTGTTCCACCCGTGTTGCTCTCTGGAGCAGCTCCATAGATCTTTGGTAGCTgcagccgtcagattctgcagccaCGATCAGCACTGCTCTCTGCGGAAAGATACACATACAACAGGACTATAGAGGCAGCCTCAGTCCCCCTGCATTACtgcactattattattatcattattgttataAGGATCTTTTTAGTAAACAGCTAAATTTACCTTCGCGAGATTAATCAAGAGTGATGGCAGGTTAAAAGACTATAGTGAGGACGGTTTTATACCGGCTGTCCTGATGTAATGCGAGGGCAAATGGAAAGGGAAGGAAGGGTGACAGGAGTGAGAGCTCAGCAGCGGAGGGTCAGGTCACCCTCTGGGGAGGCACCGAGGGACTCAGCACTCCCCTAAAGCCTCAGCTAATAGGTTAATCTCATTCCCTTATTGAATGCTGTCAGACACACCGTGGACATTACGAGAGCATCCCTAAGAGGTGCTGGTGTGGTCAGACATATGCCCTTGTATCTGCATGATGGCCACACCTTCCAAGAAAACGCATGAAGACCTTCTAGGGAATTCCTTAAAAATGACCACCTCTGCTGTGCAATTCCACTAATGAAAACAGAGGGGAGCGCAGCTCCAGTGCTGAAATGACtctggctgaaaggtcactttcaCCAGTGAAGCGATGGAGGGCTTTAATCAGGGGAGATGGGGAGTGAGGATTCATTACCACTTCCTGACTGTGAGGCAGGGGTGtttggcgggggaggggggggggggtgctggctgCTGACCAAGGAACTTTCCTGGTACACAGTGGCAGGCCCAGAGGGCAGCTGGTGGCTACCAGGGCCCCAAGGGCCTCCCCAAGGGCCCATTGAGGATCCTGAGTGAGAACAAGGAGACCTCTGCTGAGGGAACAAGTAAGAGCCGTCCACAAGCCACTGGGAAGCTGACCGTGGCAAAGAGGAAGTTGCGACCatacaggaaatgacatcactgCATCCAATTCTGTCATCAGCGTATACAAATGGCACATGTCTAGAATCCCAATCCAAGTGCATGGACAGAAATCTCATGAGTCTTTAATGATCCCAGCAGAGACAGAGGTCACAGAGGTGAGACGTGCCAACCATAAAGACTGGATAGGCTTATTTTGACTGTGACACATTCCTTAAATGATTTCCAGCCATAAGACTTTCTCACAAGCTTTCACATTCAGAAGCCACTTTCCagataattctttttttttttttttttttgaagtgtTAGTTTCTATTTGAACATGTTTGAGAAATGACAGCATCTGAATTGGTGTTAAATTAGTGCTTGAACACCATCGCGATGACGTGAACTACTGACGGCCATTCATTATATGGTGATGATGCAGAGCAGTGGAATCTGGAGGTGGTGTCCAGGTGTGTGGTGAAGCTACTGGAACAAGAAGTCACCAGTTATGCTGCAGTGACAGAAAGGAGCACAGGTTAATGTACCTCGGAGACATTCATATGCAATGGGGCTCGTTTAATAATGTCTGAAGCGTTTAAATAAGAtgtcaggtgtttttttttattgtcacaCCATCCATTTGCAAGTATGCAGCAGCACGAAATTCGTCCTTCAGCTACATCAACTTCATCCCTTTCAATTCAGACTTCCGCAGTTTGAGGTATGTTCAACTCAATACATTCCGACCACACGTATGACAAAAGACTGGGTCACATGCTCTATTAGGAAAAAGGACTCTTTATATTCCTTAACAGGCATGAGCAAATGATAGCTGCTAACACAGAGATGTCCACGGGCATGTGTGGGACAAAGAGCCAGTCCTGATATTCTGTACGCGTTAGAAGGAAAATAATCTAATATTAGACTTCAGGGTGGTAGGACCTGGTGTGGGTCATTCTGAAACTTTTTTAGAAAGTTTTCAGAGGTTATGATTTATACATCAGAGACTTGTGGCCTGGACTCATTTTAATAGAGGGTGTAAAAAGGTAATTCTGTGATTAAGAAGTTCAGGTGGGGGCTATACTCCATCAATTAGGGCTGCCAGAAATGCAGAGCTCACACTCACAGCCTCCTGGGTCAGAGCATGTAATTAATGCTGGAACCTGACGAGGGGAACACCTACACATCCCATTCTTTATATCAGTCATCGGCCCCATGTGCCGTCAGCAGAATCCACAATAAAAACATCAGTGCCCTTCATCTTAAACCTAAATGACCCCAGGCCTCAATAGGAGGCCTATTGAAGTCCGTAGGATAGGAGGATACGGGGGGGCTGTTTTAAAACTGTTTTTGGGAGTGAGACACTGAGACCTCATAAAAGCGCTGCTATTCCTTACCTGACTGAGCTCATCACCACGGTACACATAGCTTAGAGGACGGGGTGTCCCTTAAAGACAGAGTGGCATGTTCCATCAAGAAAGAGGGGGATGTACCATTAAGAGAGGGTGGGATGTCCCATCAAGAGAGGGTGGAATGTTCCATCAAGAGAGAGGGGGATGTACCATTAAGAGAGGGTGGGATGTCCCATCAAGAGAGGGTGGAATGTTCCATCAAGAGAGAGGGGGATGTACCATTAAGAGTTAATGGGACATCCCATTAAAAGAGGGTGCGATGTCCCATCACGAGAGAGGGGGATGTACCATCAGAGAGGGTGGGATGTCCCATCAAGAGAGAGGGGGATGTACCATCAAGAGAGAGGGGGATGTACCATCAGAGAGGGTGGGATGTCCCATTAAGAGAAGGTGGGATGTCCCATTAAGAGACTGTGGAATGTCCCATTAAGAAAAGGTGGGATGTCCCATTAAGAGACTGTGGAATGTCCCATTAAGAGAAGGTGGGATGTCCCATTAAGAGAGGGCCTGTACATCTTCCCAGCCTCGTTTATTTTTTGGTtcggcagcttataaaaactttATATCCGAAATAGATCAAAATCAATCCAGATGAACAAATTCATGTGAACTTTTCTTTCACTCGCACTTCTGCCTACATAACATTTTCATTCCATTCGTTTTTGAATCCGATGAAAACGTGGACAGgatctcaaaaggcaccaagctagaaccagCCATGCACCGGCTCCAGCTCTGTGTTGATGGAAACAAGGCAtctatatataatcatacagcAAAGGGGTCCTCATTAATGTCTTGCAATAATTCAGTCGCCTTTGCCTCAAGCGTTTTTAAAATATGAAAGGATTAGGTTCAGCACCATATCCTCAGCATTATTTAGGTGACACAATGCTCATCCTGCAGAATACCCTCCTCATGGCCTGTGGTCAGACAGCGCAGCCTGACCTATAAAAAGGAGGACGTCTGTGTCCAACAGGGAGAACTAAGGCTTTTACGTAGAGCAAATGGCATGAAAAAATTATTGCAAGCAGGGTCATTCACGACACAGTTATGTGTGCAAGTATGTTTTTTGTGCAATCAGGGGTGGGTAAGAGTGGTGTAATTGTTGACAGGGAGATGGGTAGGGGGAGGGTAAAAGGAGGAGAATGTTCCCCTGATGTGTGAGAGGCTCCAGTACCCTGTcttcacccccccgcccccatataATAACTAATAAATACCATGAGATAAGTCAGGCTTTGGTTTTGTCAAATGTGCAGCTCCATAACAACAGGACAAATCAGGATAAGATCAAATTATAACAATATACATCATACGGACACAAGCACACCACAAGGGAAATATCTGCATTTGAGCGTAACTCGAAAGGCGAAATGGTAATTGCCTATGAAAAGAGGACGTGTCCCTGTCAGTTGGGAAACTCCCCGTCGGCTTGTAGTGACAGAAACGACCAGCCTGCGTTCTGCTGAATTTCAAAAGTTCGTTTGCAGTAAAAGGGTGCAAACTGCTATAATAAGCAAAAGAGCTTTTGCTGAAAAATGTAATGCGACTGTTAGAAAACCAAAAGAGCAAATGCGCATTAATAACAGAGGGATGGAAATcagcttctgtgtgtgtgtgtgtgtgtgtgtgtgtgtgtgagagagaacaAGTATACCTAtcgttatggggacacaatgtccccataacgtgataaatatccgtctttttttcccttatgaggaccggtttcctggtccccataagggaaaactctattttataaaaatcagtgactgctatgaaaaaactaaaaatgcaaaaactcttgtattttgcttggtttctTGTGGTTATGGTTGgggcttaaggttgtcatagttagcgttagcatttttccatagaagtgaatgagcgagcaccataaggataggtatacccgacgtgtgtgtgtgtgtgtgtgtgtgtgtgtgtgcccttgtAATTATATCATCATGGGGACTTCAGTGTGTTTACACAGTCACGGTGTGGGGACcaaaatctttgtggggaccaaaatcatggtccccacaacggaAACCATGCTAAATCAGCAGGAGAGAGCCTATATAAGGTCTGGAGTGACTATCAGTGGTGGCCCATAACTGATGATTTTTacctggagtgtgtgtgtgggagatgCTCTACAGCGACGCTAGCGGTCTAGACCATGCTATAGCAGGCGAGgattcagacacacacacacgctgtaaATTTGCATAGCGCGGTAACGTACACCTAATTTGCATACGGCGCGGGAAAACTTCTAGAGTGAAGACGACGCTGGAAAAGTAACTGGTAAGTTGGAGGCACTTTATTTCGGTTTCTTATTTTATATTTGCATGTAAATAAATGCAGATATTGTATATACAATTAAATGCAGTAAGTTGTTTTTGGAGAACGTAAGGTTTCGACTACATTTAATGTGACAAATAGTATATAAAGTATGCAAAAATAATACCGAACTCGGAATTTTGTGGTATTTACGCGCAGTCCTCAGGAGTAGTCGTATAGCCAAAAGTGaataattttaagttttttcaGTCTCTCTATATTAACAAGTAGACATGTGGCTAGTTAGAGTATTTTATTGGATGTAGTTCTTTGTGTAGTTTGATTATTATTACGCCTTCGAGTGCTTTGTATCTTAAGTGCTATCATAATGTTTGCTTTACGTCGACAGTAAGCTAATGCATTTCGCACGTAGGCTTAAAATAGTCTACAAAATACATTCCTGTTATTTTAACATATTCTTTATTCTGAAATAGCTTTGCGAAGTGTCCAGTTTAGTTAAAATAGATTTTGTTTGATGTGTATCTCGtttttataaatggaaaaacaGGACGTCGAGTAACCAGCTATAATAGCGCATTTGTTTAGCTAGACTGCCATTGTAGTAATATAACAATATAGAAAACTGGGTAAGTAATGTCGTGAGGAtagtaaatgtattttttattttaaattgttcTGTTAACTATCCGTCATGAGTGTGATAGATACTATGCAATGATTTCAATTTATCTTATGAGGTTTAATGATTTTAACtagtttaaaattaatttgcttTTGAATTTGCAGAGCTCAAAATGTCTCGACGAATCAGTCCTCTAAATGATGCTATTTCACATGTCGCCACAAAGACAGACAAGAGTACAAAATTAGAGATCAAGTACATAAGTCCGTTAAAAGGTAAGGTTTGCtaaaaatgtatgtgttgtgcaATATAGCTCCATggattaataaataatatattatatcaTTAAGCCGCCAAGCACCAAAGTTTCTGGAATCCATTACTTTTCTTAGCATTCTCCTTCCAGCATAGAGTAAAAGGCAAAATATTGGCAACATTATTTAAAAACTAACCATGTAATGTTATAGTAGCACATTGGTTAGTTGTATGCATTTAACATCATGAGAAATACCTGTTTCCTGTCACATTTGTGATTTGTCTAGTCCATattgatgtgttttttttttttttgtttttttttaaggccGTGGAGTGTTCACACTTGCTCCATTCTTGCACGGGGACTTTATTGTTGAATATAGAGGTGAATTGATTAATTTTGCTGAGTCAAGCAGAAGAAGAGAAGTCTATCACAAGTCCTGCACAGTCTTTATGTTTGACTTTAAATGGAGTAGTCGGACATGGTGGTAAGCTGACAAATATTTACTAGTTGGTATCAATTAGCAATGTGCTGTAGCTAAGAACAACTTAACCTTTAAAAGCCATTGTAAAGCAGGGGTTAACCTCAAGGTCTGTCAGATAATTTAACTATTGTAAATGGAAATAACTGTACACTTGTACTTATTTTTGCTTTACAGTATTGATGCTAGTATAGAAGATGGATCGTTTGGCCGGCTAGTGAACGATGACCATCGAAACCCCAATTGTCGAATGAAAGTAATTAAAGTGGATGGAAAGCCACATCTGTGTCTTTTTGCATTAAGAGATATAAAAGAGGGAGAAGAAATAACCTACGATTATGGCACAAACGATTGGCCATGGAGAGAAAAGGTCTGTTCGGTCAGTATTGCAATGGTTTGAAGCTAGGAAGAATCTACTATTGCTAAATGATGGGTCAGTTGTGAAACTAACATTTTATCAACTTGTTGATTCTTGCCAAAAGCAATGTAAGGACAGTTTTCACAATATTGTTATTCAAATAGTATGGTACATATTCATTTAGGAAGAACTTATGGGTCCTATGTTCAGTCAAACAACAGGAGTTATATGGAGAGTGGGAAGTGTGAAGGCATTGAAACAAGTTGTGATTACTGACTTATACAGAAACATAAATGATTGCATAGGTTGTTTCTATGGATTTTTTTCCAGACTGTAACTTCAAGTATGCATATTCACTTAAGCTGTTGACCTCTTCACAGCATTTGACAAATGACATGACAGCCGAGAAGACCGACAAGGATTCTGGCGAGACCAACCAAATGGTTACAGATGAAGATGACCATTTGGTAACTTCTGATTCAGCTGGACAACAGGTAAGTGTTTTTATCTGTGCTCATCATGACAATAAGATAGTTGATGTTCACGTTCTTTATCATTTCAAGGTACTTTGATGGAAGTCTTGTGCTACTGTAGAATAATTCAGTATTTTTGCTCAATTAGTGTGAATGAACAGTGGTTTGTGACATTTTTCTAACTAGTCTGCAGAGGATTTAGTTACCACATTCTGATATCTCCAAAATAGTTGCTACATTTTCTTCCCGTACTCTGTCCTCATGACGCATGTTTTGGTCTGACTGTGTTTTTATACCCAGTCAGAGTAGTCATTGACCACGAAAATGTCCCCTTGAAGACCAGCAGGAAATGTGTGTAAAATGTCCCCACTAAGCATGTTTGCGAGTTTCAGCTCAGGAGTTCAAGCACAAACACACTTTTAGACAAAACTAGCTTCATGGGGACTGCGTGAGGCACTAAAACAAACTTGTATTTTGcagctgaaaaatgaaattttgtaaATGCGTTATGTCCACTTCTCTTGCCTATTCTGCCTGCAACACTTTTTCATGaatttcttattttttaaaattaaggaAGGTGTGTACCAGACACGTTTGTACGGCATATCATGACGTGTCCGGCTGCATCGATCACTTTTTGTATGATTTTTACTTATGCTTGAGTTCTTCTCACTATTACTTGGATGGCTAAATGGGATTTAGTGACAACACTGCTTTCTTAAGAAAACTGCATGATAGATTTTAATGCCTTCACGGCGTCCCCACAAAGTAAGCTTTGACTAATGTGTGTTTTGAAAACGATGCAAGTTGCCATTTTTATAGGAAAAGGGGCAAACTGTGTATCACGCCAATCCAAAGGTAGTGTGATTTTGAAGTTATTTACCTGCCTGTTCACTTAAAGCTGTTAACCTCTTCACAGCATTTGACAAATGACATGACAGCCGAGAAGACCGACAAGGATTCTGGCGAGACCAACCAAATGGTTACAGATGAAGATGACCATTTGGTAACTTCTGATTCAGCTGGACAACAGGTAAGTGTTTTTATCTGTGCTCATCATGACAATAAGATAGTTGATGTTCACGTTCTTTATCATTTCAAGGTACTTTGATGGAAGTCTTGTGCTACTGTAGAATAATTCAGTATTTTTGCTCAATTAGTGTGAATGAACAGTGGTTTGTGACATTTTTCTAACTAGTCTGCAGAGGATTTAGTTACCACATTCTGATATCTCCAAAATAGTTGCTACATTTTCTTCCCGTACTCTGT
Coding sequences within it:
- the LOC125706891 gene encoding uncharacterized protein LOC125706891 isoform X14; translation: MSRRISPLNDAISHVATKTDKSTKLEIKYISPLKGRGVFTLAPFLHGDFIVEYRGELINFAESSRRREVYHKSCTVFMFDFKWSSRTWCIDASIEDGSFGRLVNDDHRNPNCRMKVIKVDGKPHLCLFALRDIKEGEEITYDYGTNDWPWREKVCSHLTNDMTAEKTDKDSGETNQMVTDEDDHLVTSDSAGQQHLTNDMTAEKTDKDSGETNQMVTDEDDHLVTSDSAGQQHLTNDMTAEKTDKDSGETNQMVTDEDDHLVTSDSAGQQHLTNDMTAEKTNKDSGETNQMVTDEDDHLVTSDSAGQQSQYSDSEAGADECVPRLRRTRSIKRQLMSLLRRNS
- the LOC125706891 gene encoding uncharacterized protein LOC125706891 isoform X15: MSRRISPLNDAISHVATKTDKSTKLEIKYISPLKGRGVFTLAPFLHGDFIVEYRGELINFAESSRRREVYHKSCTVFMFDFKWSSRTWCIDASIEDGSFGRLVNDDHRNPNCRMKVIKVDGKPHLCLFALRDIKEGEEITYDYGTNDWPWREKVCSHLTNDMTAEKTDKDSGETNQMVTDEDDHLVTSDSAGQQHLTNDMTAEKTDKDSGETNQMVTDEDDHLVTSDSAGQQHLTNDMTAEKTDKDSGETNQMVTDEDDHLVTSDSAGQQHLTNDMTAEKTNKDSGETNQMVTDEDDHLVTSDSAGQQRQLMSLLRRNS
- the LOC125706891 gene encoding uncharacterized protein LOC125706891 isoform X16, whose product is MSRRISPLNDAISHVATKTDKSTKLEIKYISPLKGRGVFTLAPFLHGDFIVEYRGELINFAESSRRREVYHKSCTVFMFDFKWSSRTWCIDASIEDGSFGRLVNDDHRNPNCRMKVIKVDGKPHLCLFALRDIKEGEEITYDYGTNDWPWREKVCSHLTNDMTAEKTDKDSGETNQMVTDEDDHLVTSDSAGQQHLTNDMTAEKTDKDSGETNQMVTDEDDHLVTSDSAGQQHLTNDMTAEKTDKDSGETNQMVTDEDDHLVTSDSAGQQSQYSDSEAGADECVPRLRRTRSIKRQLMSLLRRNS
- the LOC125706891 gene encoding uncharacterized protein LOC125706891 isoform X18, which translates into the protein MSRRISPLNDAISHVATKTDKSTKLEIKYISPLKGRGVFTLAPFLHGDFIVEYRGELINFAESSRRREVYHKSCTVFMFDFKWSSRTWCIDASIEDGSFGRLVNDDHRNPNCRMKVIKVDGKPHLCLFALRDIKEGEEITYDYGTNDWPWREKVCSHLTNDMTAEKTDKDSGETNQMVTDEDDHLVTSDSAGQQHLTNDMTAEKTDKDSGETNQMVTDEDDHLVTSDSAGQQHLTNDMTAEKTDKDSGETNQMVTDEDDHLVTSDSAGQQRQLMSLLRRNS
- the LOC125706891 gene encoding histone-lysine N-methyltransferase SETD5-like isoform X17; this translates as MSRRISPLNDAISHVATKTDKSTKLEIKYISPLKGRGVFTLAPFLHGDFIVEYRGELINFAESSRRREVYHKSCTVFMFDFKWSSRTWCIDASIEDGSFGRLVNDDHRNPNCRMKVIKVDGKPHLCLFALRDIKEGEEITYDYGTNDWPWREKVCSHLTNDMTAEKTDKDSGETNQMVTDEDDHLVTSDSAGQQHLTNDMTAEKTDKDSGETNQMVTDEDDHLVTSDSAGQQHLTNDMTAEKTNKDSGETNQMVTDEDDHLVTSDSAGQQRQLMSLLRRNS